The following proteins come from a genomic window of Coriobacteriia bacterium:
- a CDS encoding DUF362 domain-containing protein — protein sequence MEDRSLDRRSFLATVAVGAGAAVGGALAGRGGAARATEASRAQGEGAPAASSSAHADDAANAGASASGDARGRAASSSDRAVPRVYFTGDIGPAGLVRAFEALDFEPQGRVAVKLSTGEPGGNNFLQPDLIADLVSGLSATIVECNTAYGGGRGSTEAHLQVAADHGFTAIADVDIMDADGEMALPVEGGTHLSEDMVGGHLAEYDTLVSLAHFKGHSMGGYSGAIKNCSIGIASRAGKLLIHSAGQTRDHWVSAEQDDFLESMAEAAKAVADHMGERICYVNVMNRLSVDCDCDSSPAEPEMADIGILASLDPVALDRACLDLVYAAPDGAALIERVESRNGAHALEHAEALGLGGQTYEFVSLDAR from the coding sequence ATGGAAGACCGCTCTCTGGACCGACGCTCGTTTCTCGCCACTGTTGCGGTTGGCGCCGGCGCCGCGGTAGGCGGTGCGCTTGCTGGGCGCGGTGGCGCTGCCCGTGCCACCGAGGCATCGCGGGCGCAGGGCGAGGGTGCCCCCGCCGCCAGTTCCTCCGCGCATGCGGACGACGCTGCGAATGCCGGTGCCTCGGCGTCGGGGGATGCCCGGGGGAGGGCGGCCTCGTCATCTGATCGCGCGGTTCCGCGTGTCTACTTTACAGGCGACATCGGCCCGGCGGGTCTCGTGCGTGCTTTCGAGGCGCTGGACTTCGAGCCGCAGGGGCGCGTCGCCGTCAAACTGTCGACTGGCGAGCCGGGCGGGAACAACTTCTTGCAGCCCGACCTCATTGCCGACCTCGTGAGCGGCCTGAGCGCCACGATCGTCGAGTGCAACACGGCATATGGAGGAGGGCGCGGCTCGACGGAAGCACATCTCCAAGTTGCGGCCGACCACGGCTTCACGGCGATTGCCGACGTCGACATCATGGATGCCGACGGGGAGATGGCGCTGCCGGTGGAAGGCGGCACGCACCTCAGCGAGGACATGGTGGGCGGTCACCTTGCCGAATACGACACGCTCGTGTCGCTCGCGCATTTTAAGGGGCATTCGATGGGCGGCTACAGTGGCGCCATCAAGAACTGTTCCATCGGCATCGCGTCACGCGCGGGCAAGCTGCTCATCCACAGCGCGGGGCAAACGAGGGATCACTGGGTCTCGGCAGAGCAGGATGACTTTCTGGAGTCCATGGCCGAGGCGGCGAAGGCGGTTGCCGACCACATGGGCGAGCGCATCTGCTACGTCAACGTCATGAACCGGCTGTCGGTGGACTGTGACTGCGACAGCAGCCCGGCCGAGCCCGAGATGGCAGACATCGGCATCCTGGCCTCGCTCGACCCGGTGGCGCTCGACCGCGCCTGCCTCGACCTTGTGTACGCGGCACCCGACGGGGCGGCCCTCATCGAGCGCGTCGAGTCGCGCAACGGCGCCCACGCGCTCGAGCACGCCGAGGCGCTGGGGCTTGGGGGCCAGACGTACGAGTTCGTCAGCCTGGACGCGAGGTAG
- a CDS encoding carboxymuconolactone decarboxylase family protein, with product MASDSASDPRPAEPHVTDAARAYLGRMFPQGNPMLDELAATDPEFIERFQNFAFDEVVREGAPEGDEPLDDRTRFLSLLATLLGCQGIDEFRALLPAALNMGITPVEAKEVVYQATAYLGIGRVAPFLAATNAEFTARGVQLPLPAQAETEPTFESRVSAGEAKQVEFFGEGMVGFAAGGNPEYPQINRWLSANCFGDWYTREGLSGADRELVTFCYLAAQGGCEPQLTSHARANMRVGNDRALLLKVVSANVPYIGYPRSLNAIRCVEEAAKA from the coding sequence ATGGCCTCTGACAGCGCTTCCGATCCTCGGCCCGCAGAGCCGCACGTCACCGATGCGGCACGCGCCTACCTTGGTCGTATGTTCCCGCAGGGCAACCCGATGCTCGACGAGCTTGCCGCGACGGACCCCGAGTTCATCGAGCGCTTCCAGAACTTCGCGTTCGACGAGGTCGTTCGTGAGGGCGCTCCGGAGGGAGACGAGCCGCTCGACGACCGCACGCGTTTCCTCTCCCTGCTTGCGACGCTGCTGGGCTGCCAGGGCATCGACGAGTTTCGCGCCCTGCTGCCAGCGGCGCTCAACATGGGCATCACGCCGGTCGAGGCGAAGGAGGTTGTGTACCAGGCGACGGCCTATCTGGGTATCGGACGCGTGGCTCCGTTTCTCGCGGCGACGAATGCCGAGTTCACGGCACGTGGTGTCCAGCTGCCGCTACCTGCCCAGGCCGAGACGGAGCCGACGTTCGAGAGCCGTGTGAGCGCCGGCGAGGCCAAGCAGGTCGAGTTCTTCGGCGAGGGCATGGTCGGCTTTGCGGCGGGCGGTAACCCGGAGTATCCGCAGATCAACCGTTGGCTCTCGGCCAACTGCTTCGGCGACTGGTACACGCGCGAAGGCTTATCGGGCGCGGACCGCGAGCTTGTGACGTTCTGCTACCTCGCGGCGCAGGGCGGCTGCGAGCCCCAGCTCACGAGCCATGCGCGCGCCAACATGCGCGTCGGCAACGACAGGGCGCTGCTGCTCAAGGTTGTCAGCGCCAACGTGCCCTATATCGGGTACCCGCGCAGCCTCAACGCCATCCGTTGCGTCGAAGAGGCTGCGAAGGCATAA
- a CDS encoding aldo/keto reductase has product MPSVSHELSPTVTLPNGVEMPRLGFGVYQIPDVDQCTQAVEDAIDAGYRLIDTAASYYNEQAVGCGIAHALERGGVARDELFVATKVWVQDAGYAATMGAFETSLAKLGLDCLDLYLVHQPLSDYYGSWRALEELYRAGRVRAIGVCNFGEERLADLCLGSRIAPMIDQVEIHPFCQRTELLATMHEFNVQAQAWGPFAEGRHGLFANPVLTEIGAAHGKSTAQVALRWNLQLGNIVLAKSTHAERMRENAVIWDFSLSEDEMARIAALDTGKSAFIGHASVESVRMRYGVKVHE; this is encoded by the coding sequence ATGCCGTCTGTAAGCCACGAGCTCTCCCCTACCGTTACGCTTCCGAACGGCGTCGAGATGCCGCGCCTGGGCTTCGGCGTCTACCAAATCCCCGATGTCGACCAATGCACCCAAGCCGTCGAGGACGCCATCGACGCCGGCTATCGCCTCATCGACACCGCAGCTTCCTACTACAACGAGCAGGCCGTCGGATGCGGCATCGCCCACGCCCTGGAGCGTGGGGGCGTCGCGCGCGACGAGCTGTTCGTCGCCACGAAGGTGTGGGTGCAGGATGCGGGATACGCTGCCACGATGGGGGCCTTCGAGACATCGCTGGCAAAGCTCGGCCTCGACTGCCTCGACCTTTACCTCGTCCATCAGCCGCTCTCCGACTACTACGGTAGTTGGCGCGCCCTTGAAGAGCTCTACCGCGCTGGGCGAGTCCGTGCCATCGGCGTCTGCAACTTCGGCGAGGAGCGCCTGGCCGACCTGTGCTTGGGCAGCCGCATCGCCCCGATGATCGACCAGGTTGAGATCCATCCGTTCTGTCAGCGCACCGAGCTCCTTGCAACGATGCACGAGTTCAACGTGCAGGCACAGGCGTGGGGTCCGTTTGCCGAGGGGCGACACGGGCTGTTCGCAAACCCCGTGCTCACGGAGATCGGCGCCGCGCACGGTAAGAGCACCGCCCAGGTCGCGCTGCGCTGGAACTTGCAGCTCGGCAACATCGTGCTCGCAAAGTCAACCCATGCGGAACGCATGCGGGAGAACGCCGTCATCTGGGACTTCTCGCTGAGCGAGGACGAGATGGCGCGCATCGCAGCGCTCGATACCGGCAAAAGTGCGTTTATCGGTCATGCAAGCGTCGAGTCCGTGCGCATGCGCTACGGCGTAAAGGTACACGAGTAG
- a CDS encoding MerR family transcriptional regulator: MRIAEAAEKYGISADTLRYYERAGLLPHVHRSESGVRDYSEEDCARIEFVKCLRSANVSIEALARYMRLMERGDETIEERKAILVEQREEARARLAELQAGLDRLDYKIAHYDELIAHAGGRPKA; encoded by the coding sequence ATGCGCATCGCGGAGGCAGCCGAGAAATATGGGATCAGCGCGGACACGCTGCGCTACTACGAGCGTGCGGGTCTGCTTCCCCACGTGCACCGCTCCGAAAGCGGCGTGCGCGACTACAGCGAGGAAGACTGCGCGCGTATCGAGTTCGTGAAGTGCCTACGCTCGGCCAACGTTTCCATCGAGGCGCTGGCCCGGTATATGCGCCTCATGGAGAGGGGCGATGAGACGATCGAGGAGCGCAAGGCCATCCTCGTCGAACAGCGTGAGGAGGCGCGGGCGCGGCTGGCGGAGCTTCAGGCTGGACTTGATCGCCTCGATTACAAGATCGCCCACTATGACGAACTGATCGCCCATGCCGGCGGAAGGCCGAAGGCCTAG
- a CDS encoding aldo/keto reductase: protein MIYRTLPHGGEHISVIGLGSGGLHNASTEEVERTIGAALDAGINYFDFIPGTAAPYEGMCNVLRGRRRDVYLQVHIGAEYTSGNYGWTTDADLAKREFERRLASLDTDYADFGFIHCIDEDKDLDAVMTGGIWEYACEMKRRGVIRHLAFSTHSVHIARRLLATGVMDLAMFSINPLYDYTDASEYGKGAVDERYELYRALEAAGVGISVMKPFAGGQLLDSKLSPFDQALTRAQCIQYALDRPSVLTVLPGVRGEQDLRDVLSYLDTSTRERDYGVLGELAPRSSEPSCVYCNHCQPCPQGIEIGLANKYYDLARLGDGLAADHYRTLELHASDCIGCGHCDDRCPFGVAQSTRMEQIAGYFGE, encoded by the coding sequence ATGATCTACCGCACGCTGCCGCACGGAGGCGAGCACATCAGCGTCATCGGCCTGGGCTCGGGAGGCTTGCACAACGCTAGCACGGAGGAGGTCGAGAGGACCATCGGCGCAGCTCTGGACGCCGGCATCAACTACTTCGATTTCATTCCGGGCACCGCCGCTCCCTACGAGGGCATGTGCAACGTGCTGCGCGGGCGACGGCGCGACGTCTACCTGCAGGTGCACATCGGCGCCGAGTACACGAGCGGCAACTACGGCTGGACGACCGATGCCGACCTCGCCAAGCGGGAGTTCGAGCGTCGCCTGGCGTCGCTCGACACGGACTATGCCGACTTCGGCTTCATCCACTGCATCGACGAGGACAAGGACCTCGACGCCGTCATGACGGGTGGCATCTGGGAATACGCCTGCGAGATGAAGCGCCGGGGCGTCATCCGCCACCTGGCGTTCAGCACGCACTCGGTGCACATCGCCCGCCGGCTGCTCGCAACCGGTGTCATGGACCTCGCGATGTTTTCCATCAACCCACTCTATGACTACACGGACGCCTCCGAATACGGCAAGGGCGCGGTCGATGAGCGCTACGAGCTCTACCGCGCCCTTGAGGCAGCGGGCGTCGGCATCTCCGTCATGAAGCCGTTCGCTGGCGGGCAACTACTCGACAGCAAGCTCTCCCCGTTCGACCAGGCGCTCACGCGAGCGCAGTGCATCCAGTACGCGCTGGACAGGCCCAGCGTGCTCACGGTTCTGCCCGGCGTGCGCGGCGAGCAGGACCTGCGCGACGTGCTGAGCTACCTCGACACCAGCACCCGGGAGCGCGACTACGGAGTTTTGGGCGAGCTCGCGCCGCGCTCCAGCGAGCCATCGTGCGTCTACTGCAACCACTGCCAACCCTGCCCGCAGGGCATCGAGATCGGCCTGGCCAACAAGTACTACGACTTAGCGCGCCTTGGCGACGGGCTCGCGGCCGACCACTACCGCACGCTCGAGTTGCACGCCTCGGACTGCATCGGTTGCGGCCACTGCGACGATCGCTGCCCGTTCGGCGTCGCGCAGAGCACCCGCATGGAACAGATCGCGGGATACTTCGGGGAGTAA
- a CDS encoding FAD-binding protein, with the protein MATGNNAAVSRRSFVGGAALAGTAAVLAGHAGVARADSDPASSAGADAAGVEGPASSAGAISVDELGAQHWSFMDAPAPIPDDEIAETYDCEVLVIGAGISGVPAVAYASSLGADVLCLEKLGHIVTTRPTGMSLFGTSKLKELGVLCTDEEKATIVRDIFGGSNATSKQDIVKLWLDESGEVGDFLIDIIEQAGVPVKVGGYYGYYKHLGSVAESQEDMKQTGGVYSDSYWNMYALQHQFGESEEPGVCLWGRDDFSDADWLGPLYNYSVEHGARYMFETPAVQLVREEGWEDDDSKRVIGCIAQNADGAYIKVNASKGVLLATGGFDWDDEMVRCYYPIGLRTARTWQTWMTGDGHKMGMWVGAKMEDPGQYNSHMMGCTAPAMVMRIEDVDKKRVEDEFTAFIKPWKEWNLPSNAMGTGLKVNQRGERFTNEEIGYFMSGPIIDKQPEGLFWAIWDGASQEKNLEHYFDRLVDGIDTSEHSELMIEQGMLLKADTIDELIEKMNGPAWDNGKFDGETFKKTLAHYNDMCAAGEDTDFYKPAMFMSTVDTPPFYAAEMGSSWMTTLGGLEIDSSLHVLDGERQPIPGLYAGGNPAGCFYGQIYAPQVPMSLSGHSATLSCVAVRNMVNGE; encoded by the coding sequence ATGGCAACAGGTAACAACGCGGCTGTCTCTCGCAGGTCGTTTGTGGGCGGCGCCGCGCTCGCGGGCACCGCGGCGGTGCTGGCGGGTCATGCGGGCGTGGCTCGTGCCGATTCCGATCCCGCTTCCTCTGCCGGTGCGGATGCTGCGGGCGTCGAGGGTCCCGCATCTTCGGCGGGCGCCATCAGCGTCGACGAGCTCGGCGCCCAGCACTGGTCATTCATGGACGCACCTGCTCCCATTCCCGATGACGAGATCGCCGAGACGTACGACTGCGAGGTGCTCGTCATCGGCGCCGGAATCTCGGGCGTGCCGGCGGTCGCCTACGCCTCGAGCTTGGGGGCTGACGTGCTCTGCCTCGAGAAGCTCGGGCACATCGTCACGACGCGACCTACGGGCATGAGCCTCTTCGGCACGTCGAAGCTCAAGGAGCTCGGTGTCCTGTGCACGGACGAGGAGAAGGCCACGATCGTCAGGGACATCTTTGGCGGCTCGAACGCAACGAGCAAACAGGACATCGTCAAGCTGTGGCTCGACGAGTCCGGCGAGGTCGGTGACTTCCTCATCGACATCATCGAGCAGGCCGGCGTCCCCGTGAAGGTCGGCGGCTACTATGGCTACTACAAGCACCTCGGTTCAGTGGCGGAGTCCCAGGAGGACATGAAGCAGACCGGGGGCGTGTACAGCGACTCCTATTGGAACATGTACGCCCTCCAGCACCAGTTCGGCGAGTCTGAGGAGCCGGGTGTGTGCCTGTGGGGCCGCGACGACTTCTCGGATGCCGACTGGCTCGGCCCACTCTACAACTACTCGGTTGAGCACGGGGCGCGTTATATGTTCGAGACGCCGGCTGTGCAGCTCGTGCGCGAGGAGGGCTGGGAAGACGACGACTCCAAGCGCGTCATCGGCTGCATCGCCCAAAACGCGGACGGCGCATACATCAAGGTAAACGCAAGCAAGGGCGTGCTGCTGGCGACGGGCGGCTTTGACTGGGACGACGAGATGGTGCGCTGCTACTATCCCATCGGCCTGCGCACGGCGCGCACGTGGCAGACGTGGATGACGGGCGATGGCCACAAGATGGGCATGTGGGTCGGCGCCAAGATGGAGGACCCCGGCCAGTACAACTCCCACATGATGGGCTGCACGGCGCCCGCCATGGTCATGCGCATCGAGGACGTTGACAAGAAACGCGTCGAGGACGAGTTCACCGCATTCATAAAGCCGTGGAAGGAGTGGAACCTGCCCTCGAACGCCATGGGTACCGGCCTCAAGGTCAACCAGCGTGGCGAGCGCTTCACGAACGAGGAGATCGGGTACTTCATGTCGGGCCCCATCATCGACAAGCAGCCCGAGGGGCTGTTCTGGGCCATCTGGGACGGAGCGTCGCAGGAGAAAAACCTCGAGCACTACTTTGACCGCCTCGTTGACGGCATCGACACGTCCGAGCACTCCGAGCTGATGATCGAGCAGGGCATGCTTCTCAAGGCGGACACGATCGATGAGCTCATCGAAAAGATGAACGGCCCTGCCTGGGACAACGGCAAGTTCGACGGCGAGACGTTCAAGAAGACGCTCGCGCACTACAACGACATGTGCGCGGCAGGCGAGGACACGGACTTCTACAAGCCGGCCATGTTCATGTCGACGGTCGATACGCCGCCGTTCTACGCAGCGGAGATGGGGAGCAGCTGGATGACGACGCTCGGCGGCCTCGAGATCGACTCGTCGCTGCACGTGCTTGACGGCGAGCGCCAGCCGATTCCCGGCCTGTATGCCGGCGGTAACCCTGCAGGCTGCTTCTACGGTCAGATCTACGCACCGCAGGTCCCCATGAGCCTCTCGGGGCATTCGGCAACGCTGAGCTGCGTCGCCGTGCGCAACATGGTCAATGGGGAATAG
- a CDS encoding LysR family transcriptional regulator, which yields MPLYDRRLEAIVVAAELGSLSKAAERLSISVPALAKQVSSFEAEHGVTLFDRTRRGVTLTPAGSSLVEDARSLMRQSDDALRRARELAGRGGQAVRLGVSLMCPGRKVLELWPQVHALDLTLRLELVPVGDIYDARLDVVGNLGRDIDLILTSWSPVRWEGRCGVQPMGDAALAIDVPRQSPLATKRDLRVEDLAGVRVHALRHASEGADALRDELAAVPSVEVVDVETYTLGLFNECAEEGGALVTSGSWSGLHPMLVSVPLVPEHRAACALLYARDPAPGVTRFLAALSAVLAG from the coding sequence GTGCCGCTTTACGACAGAAGGCTTGAAGCCATCGTGGTCGCCGCCGAGCTCGGAAGCCTTTCGAAGGCTGCCGAGCGGCTGAGTATCTCCGTGCCGGCGCTTGCCAAGCAGGTCAGTTCGTTCGAGGCGGAGCACGGCGTGACGCTGTTCGACCGCACGCGCCGGGGCGTGACGCTGACGCCTGCCGGGTCGTCGCTCGTCGAGGACGCGCGCTCGCTCATGCGGCAGTCCGACGACGCACTGCGCCGGGCGCGAGAGCTCGCGGGCCGGGGCGGGCAGGCGGTGCGGCTCGGGGTCTCGCTCATGTGCCCGGGGCGTAAGGTGCTTGAGCTGTGGCCGCAGGTGCATGCCCTCGACCTCACGCTCAGGCTCGAGCTCGTGCCTGTCGGCGACATCTATGACGCGCGCCTCGACGTCGTGGGGAACTTGGGGCGCGATATCGACCTCATCCTGACGAGTTGGTCGCCCGTGCGGTGGGAGGGACGCTGCGGGGTGCAGCCGATGGGCGACGCCGCGCTCGCTATCGACGTGCCGCGCCAGAGTCCGCTGGCTACGAAGAGGGACCTGCGGGTCGAGGATCTCGCGGGTGTGCGCGTCCACGCGTTGCGCCACGCGAGCGAGGGGGCGGACGCTCTGCGCGACGAGCTTGCCGCGGTGCCGTCCGTCGAGGTTGTCGACGTGGAGACGTATACGCTCGGGCTGTTCAACGAGTGCGCCGAGGAGGGAGGGGCCCTCGTGACGTCGGGCTCGTGGAGCGGCTTACATCCGATGCTCGTGAGCGTGCCGCTCGTGCCGGAGCACCGTGCCGCCTGCGCCCTGCTCTACGCTCGTGACCCCGCGCCCGGCGTGACGCGCTTCCTCGCGGCGCTGTCTGCCGTGCTGGCGGGGTAG
- a CDS encoding LysR family transcriptional regulator, with protein sequence MNFRQLDCFEQVASSGSFTQAAAALFLSQSAVSQQVISLENELGFPLFVRTARGTELTPAGAHLHGKIPHLRSEFEAAIETARRIADEKPDSLRIGFDGPMASPWIGRAIRKLRETCGDIQVTLRQADISELTTDLLDNRLDAIVTVEFEVKDMSELGYQTIATTTACVFLPEGHPLASRALLSPADLAGYPLLVDCVSADPPVLSKSARSLRMLGIDYDSAQPVSNGSQLFPMVEAGLGLFVASHFCDETASHYAVTSVDLDTGGQRASLGVAWRAWGPALSSFVACVRDVAGEHAQGHP encoded by the coding sequence ATGAACTTTAGGCAGCTTGATTGCTTCGAGCAGGTCGCGAGCAGTGGCAGCTTCACCCAGGCCGCCGCCGCGCTCTTCCTCTCCCAGTCCGCCGTCAGCCAACAGGTTATCAGCCTCGAAAACGAGCTGGGCTTTCCCCTATTCGTACGCACCGCACGTGGTACGGAGCTCACACCCGCCGGCGCACATCTGCACGGCAAAATCCCCCATCTGCGCTCCGAGTTCGAAGCGGCCATAGAGACGGCCCGCCGCATCGCTGATGAAAAGCCCGACTCCCTGCGCATCGGATTCGATGGCCCCATGGCGAGCCCATGGATTGGCCGCGCCATTCGCAAGCTGCGGGAGACATGCGGAGACATCCAGGTCACGCTGCGTCAGGCAGATATCTCCGAGCTGACGACCGACCTTCTCGACAACCGACTCGACGCCATCGTAACCGTCGAGTTCGAAGTCAAGGACATGTCCGAACTCGGGTATCAGACCATAGCAACGACAACGGCGTGCGTCTTTCTTCCCGAGGGGCACCCTCTTGCCTCGCGCGCGCTTCTCTCCCCCGCCGACCTCGCAGGCTACCCGCTGCTTGTCGACTGCGTCTCGGCGGATCCTCCTGTGCTCTCGAAGTCCGCGCGCAGCCTGCGCATGCTGGGCATCGACTACGATAGCGCCCAGCCAGTTAGCAATGGCAGCCAGTTATTCCCCATGGTTGAGGCGGGACTCGGGCTCTTCGTCGCAAGCCATTTCTGCGACGAGACCGCATCGCACTACGCCGTGACATCCGTCGACCTCGACACGGGCGGCCAACGCGCCTCGCTCGGCGTGGCCTGGAGAGCATGGGGGCCGGCCCTGTCCTCGTTTGTCGCATGCGTCCGCGACGTCGCCGGCGAACACGCGCAGGGACACCCGTAG
- a CDS encoding MMPL family transporter produces the protein MGEGQHTGREPLTLRFSRTFLRFRVVVMIVFAIATVAAALCIPRVAINYSLADYLPQDAPSTRAIDTMQEVYGTGIPNARLYAEGLTLSQASQLDDALTNVDGVEEVMWLGTQVDVKVPIETQDADAVSAWKTDDGYLYQLVIDAAVGNDAIAGVRAAATDAGATRVSMDGDLVSTVSMQESTSVEVVLILLAGIAIIVGILLLGSHSWFEPVVFMVPIGVAIVLNMGSNIVMGEISFVSQISGAILQLAVSMDYAIVFLHRFRNMQHEFTDPVEAMAHCMQRSFSIELSSAAVTFFGFLSLTIMRFGIGVDLGIVLAKGIALSFVSVIFLMPCLILLCLPVLDKLNHRYLVPSLDKLSRGLQRIAAPMAIVIVIIAVPCYLGEDKTGFIFGSSDLVAPDSQAGIESQHIEDASGTANTWVLMVPEGQWGNERGLVKELQATEHVSAVTSYITTAGHAMPADIVPADQLEQLIKDGWSRIVVTTDVEGEGDVAFGLVETVRSIAQSYYGDDYLLAGSTVNTYDLKTTTQSDAQPVKMFTMLSIGIVLAIMFRSLTIPLLILAAIEVSIWINLAIPYFMGTSLNYIGYLVIDSVQMGASVDYAIVLAREYFDRRRSMSAKDASRDAVTYAGVPIMTSAIILIMAGASVQFISSNGIVSELGMLIFRGAFISMLMMFLFLPFLFRLFDGIVRHTSIGLHAYDPRKGTPALASAGSGGLPGKTGAPVAPSTPLTSVPAKPEAGASDAPATAQAAPHDIPAAHKDGAPEPPSGYTNAQ, from the coding sequence ATGGGTGAGGGCCAGCACACAGGACGCGAACCGCTTACGCTCAGGTTCAGCCGGACGTTCCTGCGCTTTCGCGTCGTCGTCATGATCGTGTTCGCCATCGCCACCGTCGCCGCCGCGCTGTGCATTCCACGCGTCGCCATCAACTACTCCCTCGCGGACTATCTCCCCCAAGATGCCCCCTCGACGCGCGCCATCGACACGATGCAGGAGGTCTACGGGACGGGCATCCCCAACGCCCGCCTGTATGCCGAAGGTCTGACGCTCTCGCAGGCAAGCCAGCTCGATGACGCCCTGACGAACGTGGACGGCGTCGAGGAGGTCATGTGGCTCGGCACGCAGGTCGACGTCAAGGTGCCGATCGAGACGCAAGACGCCGACGCCGTGTCCGCCTGGAAGACAGACGACGGCTACCTCTACCAGCTCGTGATCGACGCAGCCGTGGGCAACGACGCCATAGCCGGCGTCCGAGCCGCCGCTACCGACGCCGGGGCGACACGCGTCTCCATGGATGGCGACCTCGTGAGCACCGTCTCCATGCAGGAGTCGACGTCCGTCGAGGTCGTGCTCATCCTTCTTGCCGGCATCGCTATCATCGTCGGCATCCTGTTGCTCGGCTCGCACTCGTGGTTCGAGCCCGTCGTGTTCATGGTGCCCATCGGCGTGGCCATCGTCCTCAACATGGGCTCGAATATCGTCATGGGCGAGATCTCGTTCGTGAGCCAGATCAGCGGCGCCATCCTGCAGCTCGCTGTCTCCATGGACTACGCCATCGTGTTCCTGCACCGCTTCCGCAACATGCAGCACGAGTTTACCGACCCCGTCGAGGCCATGGCCCACTGCATGCAGCGCAGCTTCTCCATCGAGCTGTCGAGCGCGGCCGTCACGTTCTTCGGTTTCCTGTCGCTGACGATCATGCGCTTCGGCATCGGCGTCGACCTGGGCATCGTGCTGGCCAAGGGCATCGCCCTGTCGTTCGTGTCCGTCATCTTCCTCATGCCGTGCCTCATCCTGCTGTGCCTGCCGGTGCTCGACAAGCTCAACCACCGCTACCTCGTGCCGTCGCTCGACAAGCTGTCGCGGGGGCTCCAGCGCATCGCCGCCCCAATGGCCATCGTCATCGTCATCATCGCCGTCCCCTGCTACCTGGGCGAGGACAAGACGGGCTTCATATTCGGGTCGTCCGACCTCGTGGCGCCCGACAGCCAGGCGGGTATCGAGAGCCAGCACATCGAGGATGCGTCCGGGACGGCGAACACGTGGGTGCTTATGGTGCCCGAGGGCCAGTGGGGCAACGAGCGCGGTCTCGTCAAGGAGCTGCAGGCGACGGAGCACGTCAGCGCCGTCACGTCCTACATCACAACGGCGGGCCATGCCATGCCGGCCGACATCGTGCCAGCCGACCAGCTCGAGCAGCTCATCAAGGACGGATGGTCGCGCATCGTCGTGACGACGGACGTCGAAGGCGAGGGCGACGTGGCGTTCGGGCTCGTCGAGACCGTGCGATCCATCGCGCAAAGCTATTACGGAGACGACTACCTGCTGGCCGGCAGCACCGTGAACACGTACGACCTCAAGACGACGACGCAGTCCGACGCCCAGCCCGTCAAGATGTTCACGATGCTGTCCATCGGCATCGTGCTGGCGATCATGTTCCGCAGCCTCACGATCCCGCTGCTCATCCTCGCGGCCATAGAGGTGTCCATCTGGATCAACCTCGCCATCCCCTACTTCATGGGGACGTCGCTGAACTACATCGGATACCTCGTCATCGACTCCGTGCAGATGGGAGCCTCGGTGGACTACGCCATCGTGCTAGCGCGCGAGTACTTTGACCGTCGGCGTTCGATGAGCGCGAAGGATGCGTCGCGCGATGCGGTCACCTACGCAGGCGTGCCCATCATGACGTCGGCCATCATCCTGATCATGGCGGGCGCCTCGGTGCAGTTCATCTCGAGCAACGGCATCGTATCCGAGCTGGGCATGCTCATCTTCCGCGGCGCGTTCATCTCCATGCTGATGATGTTCCTGTTCCTGCCGTTCCTGTTCCGCCTGTTCGACGGCATCGTGCGGCATACGTCAATCGGTCTGCACGCGTATGACCCACGCAAGGGTACGCCGGCACTCGCGAGCGCCGGCTCCGGTGGGCTGCCGGGCAAGACGGGGGCTCCCGTTGCGCCGAGCACCCCGCTCACCAGTGTCCCCGCCAAGCCCGAGGCAGGAGCATCGGACGCGCCCGCGACAGCACAGGCAGCCCCGCACGACATCCCGGCAGCACACAAGGACGGCGCTCCCGAGCCTCCGAGCGGCTATACGAACGCCCAGTAG